The Afipia massiliensis genome has a segment encoding these proteins:
- a CDS encoding efflux RND transporter periplasmic adaptor subunit encodes MRRWMIIIGGALALLLVVIVGFNHLRSEGIKKYFASMKPPPTNVAVAEAKSEVLPNLLTGVGDLAAVHQVNVTTDVSGRVTEILFTAGSKVKAGDPLIQIFDAPDQSDLASYKAQTLAASLALDRAKALAAKSFGPQATVDQSQAAFDQAQAAVAKTEAIISQKRIKAPFDGDLGVRMVELGQYLSAGTQIVSLTDLSQLFLNFTATEKDRAVLNVGQTVRIVVDAYPGRTFEGKITTIEPQISADTRNVRIQATLANPDRILQPGMFATTTVELPPKPAVVTVPETAVDYTLYGDSVWLITETKDANGKASLKTDRTFVKTGPRIHGRVVITSGVKPGDRVVAVGQLKLQSGSAVAISADPPPPIPAQPPRN; translated from the coding sequence ATGCGACGCTGGATGATCATCATCGGCGGCGCACTTGCGCTGTTGCTGGTGGTCATTGTCGGCTTCAACCACCTGCGCAGCGAAGGCATCAAGAAATACTTCGCGAGCATGAAGCCGCCTCCGACCAACGTTGCCGTTGCTGAAGCGAAATCGGAAGTACTGCCGAACCTGCTGACCGGCGTCGGCGATCTCGCCGCGGTTCATCAGGTCAACGTCACCACCGACGTCAGCGGCCGTGTCACCGAGATCCTGTTTACGGCGGGTTCGAAAGTGAAGGCGGGCGATCCGCTCATCCAGATTTTCGACGCGCCAGATCAGAGCGATCTTGCCAGCTATAAGGCGCAGACGCTGGCGGCTTCGCTTGCGCTCGATCGCGCCAAGGCGCTCGCAGCGAAGAGCTTTGGTCCGCAGGCGACGGTCGACCAGTCGCAGGCGGCTTTCGATCAGGCCCAGGCGGCGGTTGCCAAGACCGAAGCCATCATCTCGCAGAAGCGGATCAAGGCGCCGTTCGACGGCGACCTCGGCGTGCGCATGGTCGAGCTCGGCCAGTATCTGAGCGCCGGAACGCAGATCGTCTCGTTGACCGATCTGTCGCAACTGTTCCTGAACTTCACGGCGACTGAAAAGGACCGCGCGGTTCTCAATGTCGGCCAGACCGTTCGCATCGTTGTGGACGCCTATCCGGGCCGCACCTTCGAGGGCAAGATCACCACGATCGAGCCGCAGATCAGCGCCGACACCCGCAACGTGCGGATTCAGGCCACGCTGGCGAATCCGGACCGGATTCTGCAGCCCGGCATGTTTGCGACCACCACAGTTGAACTGCCGCCGAAGCCCGCGGTGGTCACCGTGCCGGAGACCGCCGTTGACTACACGCTCTACGGCGATTCCGTTTGGCTGATCACCGAAACGAAGGATGCGAACGGGAAGGCTTCGCTGAAGACGGACCGGACCTTTGTGAAGACCGGTCCTCGCATTCACGGGCGGGTCGTCATTACCAGCGGCGTAAAACCCGGCGATCGTGTCGTCGCCGTGGGACAGCTCAAGCTCCAGTCTGGTTCGGCCGTCGCGATCTCGGCCGATCCGCCGCCGCCGATTCCCGCGCAGCCGCCGCGCAATTGA
- a CDS encoding ABC transporter permease, protein MTRPLWILVGLLSHWKRHRMQLATLLVGLISATALWSGVQALNQQARSSYDRAAATFGGGNTAMLVGRDSPIFPQQLFVDLRRANWPVSPVVEGRVLIGGRAFRLLGIEPVSLPTGAGPAPDIGQANLQTFLMPPGQTLVAPETLSDLKLPEGASPVIGGGTSLPPLAVQDNLAPGVLVVDIGIAQRSLKMPDQVSRLLVGEQSSGKRPPLEQVVGDKLRLTEAGAPSDLERLTSSFHLNLTAFGLLSFVVGLFIVHSAIGLAFEQRLPMLRTMRACGVSARALTVVLVIELVSLAIVSGIVGLICGYFVAAFLLPDVVASLRGLYGAQVPGQLTLKASWWLSGLGMSILGALLAAGAGLYRIYRLPVLAAAQPYAWQQEQQRWLKRQGLLALAVVIAAAGCFYFGDSLASGFLVLAGLLLAAALALPVLLGAVLNFGQRGTERPLVKWFWADSRQQLPGLSLALMALLLALAVNVGVGTMVQSFSRTFTNWLDDRLAAEVYLNANSDAQASEIVTWLRQRPEVEAILPAWRTDVTLDTLPVEVLGFADHATYRERWPLLESVPHVWDKVRAGEGALVSEQLARRLKVRLGERIVLPATTGPWQVEVAGIYPDYGNPKGQIGIDIDALAKRWPEIARTRFGLRVSPAKVPELVATIREKFGLDASRLLDQATLKAESTRIFNRTFAVTSALNAFTLGVAGVALLTSLLTLSNSRLPQLAPLWALGLTRRRLAGIELLKTMSVAFITALLALPLGILVAWCLVAVVNVKAFGWRLPLHVFPAQLLELLAVAMLAALLATCLPILRLIRLQPATLAKIFANER, encoded by the coding sequence ATGACGCGTCCGCTGTGGATTCTCGTGGGTCTGTTGAGCCACTGGAAGCGGCACCGGATGCAACTCGCCACCTTGCTGGTCGGATTGATTTCAGCCACCGCGCTGTGGAGCGGGGTGCAGGCGCTCAATCAACAGGCGCGCAGCAGCTACGACCGCGCGGCGGCGACATTCGGCGGCGGCAACACGGCGATGCTGGTCGGTCGCGACAGCCCGATTTTCCCGCAGCAGCTCTTTGTCGATCTGCGCCGCGCTAACTGGCCAGTGTCGCCGGTGGTGGAAGGCCGCGTCCTGATCGGTGGACGTGCATTCCGGCTGCTCGGTATCGAACCGGTGTCCCTGCCTACCGGGGCGGGGCCTGCGCCGGATATCGGCCAGGCGAATTTGCAGACGTTCCTGATGCCGCCGGGTCAGACACTTGTTGCGCCGGAGACATTGTCCGACCTGAAGCTGCCGGAAGGTGCATCGCCGGTGATAGGCGGCGGGACATCGCTGCCGCCGCTGGCTGTGCAGGACAATCTCGCGCCGGGTGTTCTGGTGGTCGACATCGGCATCGCGCAGCGTAGTCTCAAAATGCCGGATCAGGTGTCGCGGCTCCTGGTCGGCGAACAGAGTAGTGGAAAGCGGCCGCCGCTCGAGCAGGTCGTTGGCGACAAGCTGCGACTGACGGAAGCGGGCGCGCCGAGTGATCTCGAACGCCTCACCAGCAGCTTTCATCTGAACCTCACGGCATTCGGCCTGCTGTCATTCGTGGTCGGTCTCTTTATCGTCCATTCGGCGATCGGGCTCGCGTTCGAGCAGCGGCTGCCGATGTTGCGGACCATGCGCGCCTGTGGGGTGTCGGCGCGGGCGCTCACCGTCGTGCTGGTGATTGAGTTGGTATCGCTGGCGATTGTGTCAGGCATTGTCGGGTTGATCTGCGGTTATTTCGTCGCGGCGTTCCTGCTGCCCGATGTAGTCGCGAGCCTGCGCGGGCTTTATGGCGCACAGGTTCCGGGACAGCTCACGCTGAAAGCAAGCTGGTGGCTATCGGGCCTCGGCATGAGCATTCTCGGTGCGCTGCTCGCAGCGGGTGCGGGGCTCTATCGCATCTATCGTCTTCCTGTTCTGGCTGCGGCGCAGCCCTATGCCTGGCAACAGGAGCAGCAACGATGGCTGAAGCGGCAGGGCTTGCTGGCGCTCGCGGTCGTCATTGCCGCTGCGGGATGCTTCTACTTTGGGGATTCCCTCGCATCGGGATTTCTGGTGCTGGCGGGATTGCTGCTGGCGGCGGCGCTGGCATTGCCGGTGCTGCTCGGTGCTGTGCTAAATTTCGGGCAGCGCGGCACAGAGCGTCCGCTGGTCAAATGGTTCTGGGCCGACAGCCGGCAGCAACTGCCGGGATTGTCGCTGGCGCTGATGGCGCTATTGCTCGCACTGGCCGTGAATGTCGGCGTCGGCACCATGGTGCAGAGTTTCTCGCGCACCTTCACGAACTGGCTCGACGACCGGCTCGCGGCCGAGGTCTATCTGAATGCAAACAGCGATGCGCAAGCTTCAGAGATCGTGACGTGGCTGCGTCAGCGGCCTGAAGTGGAGGCCATCCTGCCCGCGTGGCGCACCGATGTGACGCTGGACACACTGCCGGTGGAGGTTCTTGGTTTCGCCGACCACGCGACCTATCGCGAGCGCTGGCCGCTGCTGGAGTCGGTACCGCACGTCTGGGACAAGGTGCGCGCGGGCGAGGGGGCGCTGGTCAGCGAGCAACTGGCGCGGCGGCTCAAAGTTCGTCTCGGCGAACGCATCGTGCTGCCGGCGACGACGGGACCGTGGCAGGTCGAGGTTGCCGGGATCTATCCCGATTACGGCAATCCAAAAGGTCAGATCGGGATCGATATCGATGCGCTAGCCAAACGATGGCCGGAGATCGCCCGGACGCGGTTCGGGTTGCGCGTCTCGCCGGCGAAGGTGCCTGAGCTCGTCGCAACCATTCGCGAAAAATTCGGACTCGATGCCAGTCGGCTGCTGGATCAGGCGACGCTGAAGGCGGAGTCGACCCGCATCTTCAACCGCACATTTGCAGTAACGTCGGCGCTGAATGCCTTCACGCTCGGTGTCGCGGGGGTCGCGCTGCTGACAAGTCTCCTCACGCTCAGCAACAGCAGGCTTCCGCAACTGGCGCCGTTGTGGGCGCTGGGGCTGACGCGGCGGCGGCTCGCGGGGATCGAACTGCTGAAAACCATGTCGGTTGCGTTCATCACGGCGCTGCTGGCGCTGCCGCTCGGAATTCTGGTGGCGTGGTGTCTGGTGGCGGTGGTGAACGTCAAGGCGTTCGGCTGGCGTCTGCCGCTGCATGTTTTCCCTGCGCAGTTGCTGGAACTGCTTGCGGTTGCGATGCTGGCAGCATTGCTAGCGACGTGCCTGCCGATCCTCCGGCTGATCCGGTTGCAACCCGCAACCCTTGCGAAGATTTTCGCCAATGAGCGTTAA
- a CDS encoding ABC transporter ATP-binding protein, producing the protein MIAAIMLTVRNLTKSYRTSEEQLAVLRGVDLALAAGESVALTGESGSGKSTLLHLIAGLDKADSGEVWLDGALVSDLSDGDRAAMRRDRLGLVFQQFNLIPSLQVSDNLAFQARIAGRHDPAWQDELVQRLGLSALLDRYPEQLSGGQQQRVAIGRALAIKPLVLLADEPTGNLDEKTADDVLALARDLVARTGCGFLMVTHSERLAATLDRRVHLTAGRIT; encoded by the coding sequence ATGATCGCCGCGATCATGCTGACGGTTCGCAACCTCACCAAATCCTATCGGACGTCGGAGGAGCAGCTTGCGGTTTTGCGCGGCGTCGATCTTGCGCTGGCCGCAGGCGAAAGCGTGGCGCTTACCGGCGAGTCCGGCAGCGGCAAGAGCACGCTTCTTCATCTGATCGCAGGTCTCGACAAGGCGGACAGCGGCGAAGTCTGGCTCGACGGCGCGTTGGTATCCGATCTCTCGGACGGCGACCGGGCCGCCATGCGACGCGACCGGCTCGGTCTCGTGTTTCAGCAGTTCAATCTGATCCCCAGTCTTCAGGTCAGCGATAACCTCGCGTTCCAGGCACGGATCGCGGGACGTCACGATCCAGCATGGCAGGACGAACTGGTGCAGCGCCTTGGGTTGAGCGCGCTGCTCGACCGCTATCCCGAGCAATTGTCCGGAGGGCAGCAACAACGCGTGGCGATTGGGCGCGCGCTGGCGATCAAGCCGCTGGTGCTGCTGGCTGACGAGCCGACTGGAAATCTCGACGAGAAAACTGCCGACGATGTGCTGGCGCTTGCGCGCGATCTGGTCGCGCGCACAGGCTGCGGTTTTCTCATGGTGACGCACAGCGAGCGGCTTGCGGCGACGCTCGACCGGCGGGTCCATCTCACCGCGGGGCGGATCACATGA
- a CDS encoding TRAP transporter permease, with amino-acid sequence MTTVNTPPGSDPTVISDEALRKAEEFIEADEGATNRLGGLAGQTVTVIAIAMSLFHLYAAYAIVPTQELRYTHVAFTLVLSFLLFPLAARFRNRVRWWDVIPGILAVATIVYALSGGDDFTDRATTPDRWDVIVGIIFIVLVLEATRRTTGAIMPVVAVFFIAYAMLGPHLPAPWTHRGYDLSRLVGHLFITLEGIFGVAVDVSATLIILFTIFGAFLQQSGAGKFFIDFSLAMMGGKPNSAGRTVVLSSFLLGGPSGSGVATTVMIGTVAYPMMKKAGFEKNAAGGLLAAGGLGAILSPPVLGAAAFLIAEFLKISYLDVIWMATIPTCLYYLSLLIMVELDAKRFHARDVDFKPEMSLGTMTKRYGFHFISLIAVVFFMVIGYSPALSVFYAIITTFALSFLRKDTALMPPKLKRALADGSIGALNAATTCACAGIVVGIVTLTGLGLKFSSIVIAYAGGSLLLTAIYTALIVWIIGLAVPVTASYIICAVIAAPALIKLGVPDYAAHMFIFYYAVLSEVSPPTALSPFAAAAITGGDPYKTTLQSWKYTLPAFLVPFVFVLDPQGVGLLLNIPKGGSWVDVFEITLKTTLGLMALAAAAQGWVLRHTTLIERGLLILSGLLLVFPSLIEALIEAAIGRDISYTYVPGVLIGLGVLLWQAKGPALQRPA; translated from the coding sequence ATGACGACGGTAAATACACCGCCGGGCAGTGACCCGACGGTCATTTCCGACGAGGCTTTGCGCAAAGCCGAGGAATTCATCGAAGCGGATGAGGGAGCGACCAACAGGCTCGGCGGACTGGCCGGCCAGACCGTCACCGTCATCGCCATCGCAATGAGCCTGTTTCATCTCTATGCGGCCTACGCGATCGTCCCGACGCAGGAGCTGCGCTATACCCACGTCGCGTTCACGCTGGTGCTCAGCTTCCTGCTGTTTCCGTTGGCCGCGCGCTTTCGCAACCGCGTGCGCTGGTGGGATGTGATCCCCGGCATTCTTGCCGTCGCGACCATCGTCTACGCATTGTCGGGCGGCGACGATTTCACCGACCGCGCCACGACGCCCGATCGCTGGGACGTTATCGTCGGCATCATCTTTATCGTCCTCGTGCTGGAGGCGACCCGCCGCACCACGGGCGCGATCATGCCAGTGGTCGCCGTCTTTTTCATCGCCTATGCGATGCTGGGCCCGCATCTCCCTGCCCCCTGGACGCACCGAGGCTATGACCTGTCGCGGCTGGTCGGACATCTATTCATCACGCTCGAAGGTATTTTTGGCGTCGCGGTCGATGTGTCGGCGACGCTGATCATCCTGTTCACGATCTTCGGGGCGTTCCTTCAGCAGTCGGGCGCCGGAAAATTCTTCATCGATTTCTCGCTGGCGATGATGGGCGGCAAGCCGAACAGCGCCGGGCGCACCGTGGTGCTGTCATCATTCCTGCTCGGCGGGCCGTCAGGATCGGGCGTGGCCACGACAGTGATGATCGGCACCGTCGCCTATCCGATGATGAAGAAGGCCGGCTTCGAGAAAAACGCCGCCGGCGGCCTTCTCGCCGCGGGCGGACTTGGCGCCATCCTGTCACCGCCGGTGCTCGGCGCCGCGGCGTTCCTGATCGCGGAGTTTCTCAAGATCAGCTATCTCGACGTGATCTGGATGGCGACCATCCCGACCTGTCTCTATTACCTCTCGCTGCTGATCATGGTCGAGCTCGACGCCAAGCGCTTCCATGCGCGCGACGTCGACTTCAAACCGGAGATGTCGCTCGGCACAATGACCAAGCGGTACGGCTTCCACTTCATCTCCCTCATCGCCGTCGTCTTCTTCATGGTGATCGGTTATTCGCCGGCATTGTCGGTGTTCTACGCGATCATCACCACATTCGCGCTGAGCTTCCTGCGCAAAGATACCGCGCTGATGCCTCCGAAGCTGAAGCGCGCGCTGGCTGATGGATCAATCGGTGCGCTCAATGCCGCCACGACCTGTGCATGCGCCGGCATCGTCGTCGGCATCGTGACGCTGACAGGACTCGGCCTGAAATTCTCCTCGATCGTGATTGCCTACGCTGGTGGTAGCCTGCTGCTCACGGCGATCTACACGGCGCTGATCGTCTGGATCATCGGACTCGCCGTGCCTGTCACGGCGTCCTACATCATTTGCGCGGTGATCGCGGCCCCTGCCCTGATCAAGCTCGGAGTGCCGGACTACGCCGCGCACATGTTCATCTTCTACTATGCGGTGCTCTCCGAGGTCTCGCCGCCAACGGCGCTTTCGCCTTTCGCGGCAGCAGCCATCACCGGCGGCGATCCCTACAAGACCACGCTGCAATCGTGGAAATACACCCTGCCCGCGTTCCTGGTGCCGTTCGTATTCGTGCTGGACCCGCAGGGCGTCGGACTGCTGCTCAACATTCCGAAAGGCGGCTCGTGGGTTGATGTCTTCGAAATCACCCTCAAAACCACGCTCGGCCTGATGGCGCTGGCGGCGGCGGCACAGGGCTGGGTCTTGCGGCATACCACGCTGATCGAACGCGGACTGCTGATCCTCTCGGGACTTCTGCTGGTGTTCCCGAGCCTGATCGAAGCTTTGATCGAAGCGGCGATTGGTCGCGATATCTCTTATACTTATGTACCCGGCGTCCTGATCGGATTGGGGGTATTGTTATGGCAGGCAAAGGGGCCGGCGCTTCAACGACCGGCCTGA
- a CDS encoding MexW/MexI family multidrug efflux RND transporter permease subunit: MAFTDIFIKRPVLSLVVSLLILLIGFQAATHLGIRQYPKLSNTVVTITTSYPGASPDLMQGFITQPIEQAVASAEGVDYITSSSVQGLSTITVYVKLNVDPNSALTEVSSKVSSVRYLIPRESNDPVITKSTGQTTAVMYLGFASDELSGPQISDYLARVVQPILATVDGVASADILGAQTLATRIWLDPARMAGRNVSPDDVQAAIRANNFQAAAGQTKGYFIVSNVTTNTDLTSIDQFKRMTVKAKDGGFVRLEDIATVELGAQSTDSSVSLSGQQAIFIGVQSTPQGNPLNIVKGVRALFPEIERNLPPSLKMRVAYDSTKFIQSSIDEVRNTLVEAVVIVVVVIFLFLASLRSVIIPVVTIPLSLVGACILMLAMGFTLNLLTLLAMVLAIGLVVDDAIVVVENIHRHLEEGKSPVEASLVGAREIVGPVISMTITLAAVYAPIGFLGGLTGALFREFAFTLAGSVIISGVVALTLSPMMCSVLLKSGSDHGKFAKIVDNVFGKVTRWYGRKLDRSLDYRPITVLFCATILFLVGFMYMNTSKELAPEEDQGILFSVTKAPQYANIDYSNYYGTKLDKAFGSFPETDLRFIINGISGPANGIAGMILKPWDERTRSSLALKPLVQNELSKIEGVNAFAFNLPPLPGGPGGLPIQMVISTTSGFQAVFEQMEKLKKAARASGLFIVADSDLAFNQPVVRVNIDRSKANDLGINMAAVGTTLSTLLGGNYVNRFNLEGRSYQVIPQVPRDLRLSPESLEKYYVATNGGRQVPLSTIVSIETKTNPNALTHFNQLNSATFQAVPMPGVTVGRAVEFLEEQAKQLPAGFSRDFLADSRQYVQEGNQLAVTFLFALIIIFLVLAAQFESLRDPLVILISVPMAISGALLPLYFGLATINIYTQVGLVTLIGLISKHGILMVEFANELQLKEGLDRRTAIEHSARVRLRPILMTTAAMVAGLLPLLTASGAGAASRFSIGLVVVAGMTIGTLFTLFVLPAVYTMIATDHRAAAGSERAKDIEKYELNLT; this comes from the coding sequence ATGGCCTTCACTGATATCTTCATCAAGCGGCCGGTGCTGTCGCTTGTCGTCAGCCTGCTGATCCTGCTGATCGGTTTCCAGGCGGCGACGCATCTGGGAATTCGCCAGTATCCCAAGCTGTCGAATACCGTCGTCACGATTACGACGTCGTATCCCGGCGCGTCGCCGGACCTGATGCAGGGCTTCATCACGCAGCCGATCGAGCAGGCGGTGGCGTCGGCGGAAGGCGTCGATTACATCACGTCGTCCTCGGTGCAGGGCTTGAGCACGATCACAGTCTACGTCAAGCTCAACGTCGACCCGAATTCGGCGCTGACCGAAGTCAGCTCAAAGGTGAGCTCGGTCAGGTATCTGATTCCGAGGGAATCCAACGATCCCGTCATCACCAAATCGACCGGCCAGACCACGGCGGTGATGTATCTCGGCTTCGCCAGCGACGAACTGAGCGGACCGCAGATTTCCGATTATCTCGCGCGCGTCGTTCAGCCGATCCTGGCGACGGTCGACGGCGTCGCCTCGGCCGATATTCTCGGCGCGCAGACGCTGGCGACCCGCATCTGGCTCGATCCGGCGCGTATGGCCGGCCGCAATGTGTCGCCGGACGATGTCCAGGCGGCAATCAGGGCCAACAACTTCCAGGCAGCCGCCGGTCAAACCAAAGGGTATTTCATCGTCTCCAACGTGACGACCAATACCGACCTGACCAGTATCGACCAGTTCAAGCGGATGACCGTGAAGGCCAAGGATGGCGGCTTCGTCAGGCTTGAGGATATCGCGACCGTCGAACTGGGTGCGCAGAGCACGGATTCCAGCGTGTCGCTCAGCGGCCAGCAGGCCATCTTCATCGGCGTGCAGTCCACGCCGCAGGGCAACCCGCTGAACATCGTGAAGGGCGTTCGCGCGCTGTTCCCGGAGATTGAGCGCAATCTGCCGCCGTCGCTGAAAATGCGGGTGGCTTACGATTCGACCAAGTTCATTCAGTCGTCGATCGACGAGGTGCGCAACACCTTGGTCGAGGCGGTCGTCATCGTGGTCGTTGTGATCTTCCTGTTCCTGGCTTCGCTGCGCTCGGTCATCATTCCGGTCGTCACCATTCCGCTATCGCTGGTCGGCGCCTGCATCCTGATGCTGGCGATGGGCTTTACGCTCAACCTGCTGACGCTGCTGGCGATGGTGCTTGCCATCGGACTTGTGGTCGACGACGCGATTGTCGTGGTCGAAAACATCCACCGGCATCTGGAGGAGGGCAAATCGCCCGTTGAAGCTTCTCTGGTCGGCGCGCGGGAAATCGTCGGGCCGGTCATCTCCATGACCATCACGCTGGCGGCGGTGTATGCGCCGATCGGGTTCCTCGGCGGTCTGACCGGCGCGCTGTTCCGCGAGTTCGCGTTTACGCTAGCAGGCTCGGTGATCATCTCCGGCGTCGTGGCGTTGACGCTATCGCCGATGATGTGCTCGGTGTTGCTCAAGAGCGGCAGCGATCATGGCAAGTTTGCCAAGATCGTCGATAACGTGTTCGGCAAGGTCACCCGCTGGTATGGGCGCAAGCTCGACCGCTCGCTGGACTACCGCCCGATCACCGTTCTTTTCTGCGCGACCATCCTGTTCCTTGTCGGCTTCATGTACATGAACACCAGCAAGGAGCTGGCGCCGGAAGAAGATCAGGGCATTCTCTTCTCGGTAACCAAGGCGCCGCAGTACGCCAATATCGACTACAGCAACTATTACGGCACCAAGCTCGACAAGGCTTTCGGAAGTTTCCCGGAAACCGATCTGCGTTTCATCATCAACGGCATCAGCGGACCTGCCAACGGCATCGCCGGCATGATCCTGAAACCGTGGGATGAGCGGACGCGGTCGTCGCTTGCGCTGAAACCCTTGGTTCAGAATGAACTGAGCAAGATCGAAGGCGTCAACGCGTTCGCGTTCAACCTGCCGCCGCTGCCGGGCGGGCCGGGCGGCTTGCCTATCCAGATGGTGATCAGCACCACCAGCGGATTCCAGGCTGTCTTCGAGCAGATGGAAAAGCTGAAGAAGGCGGCGCGCGCGAGCGGCCTGTTCATCGTGGCCGATAGCGATCTGGCGTTCAACCAGCCGGTGGTGCGCGTCAACATCGACCGGTCGAAAGCAAACGATCTCGGTATCAACATGGCGGCGGTCGGCACCACGCTGTCGACGCTGCTTGGCGGTAACTACGTCAACCGGTTCAATCTGGAAGGGCGCTCCTATCAGGTGATCCCGCAGGTGCCGCGTGACCTTCGACTGTCGCCGGAATCGCTGGAGAAGTATTACGTCGCAACGAACGGTGGCCGGCAGGTTCCGCTTTCGACCATTGTCAGCATCGAAACCAAGACCAATCCGAACGCGCTGACGCATTTCAACCAGTTGAATTCGGCAACCTTCCAGGCTGTGCCAATGCCGGGCGTCACGGTCGGCCGGGCCGTTGAATTCCTCGAGGAGCAGGCCAAGCAACTGCCCGCAGGCTTCAGCCGCGACTTTCTCGCGGACTCGCGGCAATACGTGCAGGAAGGAAATCAGCTCGCTGTCACCTTCTTGTTCGCGCTCATCATCATCTTCCTGGTGCTGGCCGCGCAGTTCGAAAGTCTCCGCGACCCGCTGGTCATCCTGATCTCGGTGCCGATGGCGATCTCGGGGGCGTTGCTTCCGCTGTACTTCGGTCTGGCGACAATCAACATCTACACGCAGGTCGGTCTGGTGACGCTGATCGGATTGATCAGCAAGCACGGCATCCTGATGGTGGAGTTCGCCAACGAGCTCCAGTTGAAGGAAGGTCTGGATCGCAGAACCGCGATCGAACACTCTGCGCGGGTCCGGTTGCGGCCGATCCTGATGACGACCGCGGCGATGGTCGCCGGTCTGCTGCCGTTGCTGACGGCCAGCGGTGCCGGTGCGGCGAGCCGCTTCTCCATCGGCCTGGTCGTCGTGGCCGGCATGACGATCGGCACGCTGTTCACTCTGTTCGTGCTGCCAGCGGTGTACACCATGATCGCGACCGATCACCGGGCGGCGGCAGGCTCCGAGCGAGCCAAGGACATCGAGAAGTACGAACTCAATCTGACATGA
- a CDS encoding TetR/AcrR family transcriptional regulator translates to MSTIRLTSDLRREQILEAAKRCFALYGFAGTTTRSVAQAAGISEGLLFKHFPTKAALYTEILAEACEADPELIRLRELKPSTATLVILIREMVVHFMRATDAPDQEDAQRVRLLISSQLTDGEFARLLYDKIGDLIGPIFKASLESAIEAGDVERVEGESLNLFWFAHQVVHMIALARLPATPSLTYPSAPDFERQICQFILRGIGMSGRAINSYLDTVPPLSNAAVRIAESA, encoded by the coding sequence ATGAGCACAATCAGACTGACGAGCGATCTCCGCCGGGAGCAAATCCTGGAAGCGGCCAAACGTTGTTTCGCCCTGTACGGTTTTGCGGGGACGACGACGCGCAGCGTCGCGCAGGCTGCAGGCATCTCCGAGGGGCTGCTGTTCAAGCATTTCCCAACTAAAGCCGCACTCTATACCGAAATTCTCGCGGAAGCCTGTGAGGCTGATCCGGAGCTGATTCGGCTGCGCGAGCTGAAACCATCGACGGCGACGCTTGTCATTCTTATCCGCGAAATGGTTGTGCATTTCATGCGCGCCACCGATGCGCCGGACCAGGAAGACGCCCAGCGCGTCAGGCTGCTAATCTCCAGCCAGTTGACCGATGGCGAATTCGCAAGGCTGCTCTATGACAAAATCGGAGACCTGATCGGCCCCATCTTCAAGGCCTCGCTTGAAAGCGCCATCGAAGCCGGCGACGTGGAGCGGGTCGAGGGAGAATCGCTAAACCTTTTCTGGTTCGCGCATCAGGTTGTTCACATGATTGCCCTGGCAAGGCTTCCTGCGACTCCCTCGTTGACGTATCCCAGCGCACCGGACTTCGAACGTCAGATTTGCCAGTTCATTCTGCGAGGAATCGGAATGAGCGGCCGGGCTATCAATTCTTATTTGGATACCGTTCCACCGCTCTCGAATGCGGCGGTCCGGATTGCGGAAAGTGCATAA